From Thermomonas sp. XSG, one genomic window encodes:
- a CDS encoding response regulator, translating to MAGKQDLRHVVSDAPRVMVVDGSKLVRKLVGDTLLKELPGAEVIGCSGIAEARKALEAGAVDLVTTALVLPDGDGLALARSVREASGQSYVPVIVISGNAQEALETRAFTEDITDYFDKSLGQTALAAFIRGYVHPAPIEGARVLYVEDSRVVAVATKRMLERHGMQVLHVISAEDALEHLHKFFGRKDGDVGADLVLSDVYLKGALSGRELLNQIRDVFHYGKRRLPMVMMTGDDNRDNQAALLRDGANDLVLKPIEERLLVTKVLFQLRLSKLG from the coding sequence ATGGCAGGCAAACAGGATCTGCGCCATGTGGTCAGCGACGCGCCGCGGGTGATGGTGGTCGATGGCAGCAAGCTGGTGCGCAAGCTGGTCGGCGACACCCTGCTGAAGGAACTGCCGGGCGCGGAGGTGATCGGCTGTTCCGGGATCGCCGAGGCGCGCAAGGCGCTGGAAGCCGGCGCAGTCGACCTGGTCACCACCGCGCTGGTGCTGCCGGACGGCGACGGCCTGGCGCTGGCGCGCAGCGTACGCGAGGCGTCCGGACAGAGCTACGTGCCGGTGATCGTGATTTCCGGCAACGCCCAGGAGGCGCTGGAAACGCGCGCCTTCACCGAGGACATCACCGACTACTTCGACAAGTCGCTGGGCCAGACCGCGCTGGCCGCGTTCATCCGCGGCTACGTGCATCCGGCGCCGATCGAGGGCGCGCGGGTGCTGTACGTGGAGGACAGCCGGGTGGTGGCGGTGGCGACCAAGCGCATGCTGGAGCGCCACGGCATGCAGGTGCTGCACGTGATCAGCGCGGAGGATGCGCTGGAGCACCTGCACAAGTTCTTCGGCCGCAAGGACGGCGACGTCGGCGCCGACCTGGTGCTCAGCGACGTGTACCTGAAGGGCGCGCTCAGCGGACGCGAACTGCTCAACCAGATCCGCGACGTCTTCCACTACGGCAAGCGACGCCTGCCGATGGTGATGATGACCGGCGACGACAACCGCGACAACCAGGCCGCGCTGCTGCGCGACGGCGCCAACGACCTGGTGCTGAAGCCGATCGAGGAGCGCCTGCTGGTGACCAAGGTGCTGTTCCAGCTGCGGCTGTCGAAACTGGGCTGA
- a CDS encoding DUF5916 domain-containing protein, with product MKPFALKPHALATALLLCAPFAGAHAATPPAADDAGAVSRSPFVPGGRIPLLRGDISIDGNPDEAAWGEALVQEIAFDIQPGDNTPAPVKTTVRMGYTADALYLAFHAKDPDPSRIRAHLRDRDAAFNDDWVGVFLDTFNDHRRGYELIVNPLGVQADLIRDETNSNNQEDPSWDGLWASAGRLTDDGYEVEVRIPFSTLRFPAAGGDQRWGISLFRNWPRDKRHQLASHQVPRESNCFQCQWGKYDGLAGAQQGRNLEIVPTLTVGTTQDRDHAGERWRSGDTSIEPGVDVSWAPSPAMTLNATLNPDFSQVETDQLQLAFNDSFALFYQEKRPFFLEGADYFTSQFDVLYTRQIADPDFGLRVTGRTGSGAYGAIVARDATTLLLVPGVLGSGFEQLDQQANVAVGRYRYDFNTHFSVGAIGTFRQGDDYSNNVAGVDARWQQGSHTATAQFLHSQSEYPAAIVDGYRDELGDDATPSGNAWRAAYSFGNRNWSFDAWHMDIDPGFRADLGFMGQVGYDKSLLGAGHSWFRDGKAFNRINAYVDFDITHRFDGQLLERELEAQVNAQGPMQSSLRLHGLTRTRYWEGRLFDEHYADVNASFRPNGKLQLGAYVQVGQMLDLAADRTGRRTMLELSGNLNVGRGIALDMDLVHQRMRRDGGTAFTASVLNAGGSWQFDPRQRLRITVQGSKVDRDPALYLDALNESARDWAAQLVYSYKVNPRTALYAGASYGAFMDDDHRELFGNTRSVFVKLSYGWQP from the coding sequence TTGAAGCCGTTTGCCCTGAAGCCGCACGCCCTGGCCACCGCCCTGCTGCTGTGCGCCCCGTTCGCCGGCGCCCATGCCGCCACCCCGCCTGCCGCGGACGACGCCGGTGCCGTGTCGCGTTCGCCGTTCGTGCCCGGCGGCCGCATCCCGCTGCTGCGCGGCGACATCAGCATCGACGGCAACCCGGACGAGGCGGCGTGGGGCGAGGCGCTGGTGCAGGAGATCGCCTTCGACATCCAGCCCGGCGACAACACCCCCGCGCCGGTGAAGACCACGGTGCGGATGGGCTATACCGCCGATGCGCTGTACCTGGCCTTCCACGCGAAGGACCCCGACCCGTCGCGCATCCGCGCCCACCTGCGTGACCGCGACGCCGCGTTCAACGACGACTGGGTGGGCGTGTTCCTCGACACCTTCAACGACCACCGCCGCGGCTACGAATTGATCGTCAACCCGCTGGGCGTGCAGGCCGACCTGATCCGCGACGAAACCAACAGCAACAACCAGGAGGATCCCAGCTGGGACGGGCTGTGGGCCAGCGCCGGCCGGCTGACCGACGACGGCTACGAAGTCGAGGTGCGCATCCCGTTTTCCACCCTGCGCTTCCCGGCTGCCGGCGGCGACCAGCGCTGGGGCATCTCGCTGTTCCGCAACTGGCCGCGCGACAAGCGCCACCAGCTGGCCAGCCACCAGGTGCCGCGCGAATCCAACTGCTTCCAGTGCCAGTGGGGCAAGTACGACGGCCTGGCCGGTGCGCAGCAGGGCCGCAATCTGGAGATCGTGCCGACCCTGACCGTGGGCACCACGCAGGACCGCGACCACGCCGGCGAACGCTGGCGCAGCGGCGACACCAGCATCGAGCCCGGCGTGGACGTGAGCTGGGCGCCGTCGCCGGCGATGACCCTCAACGCCACCCTCAACCCGGACTTCTCGCAGGTCGAAACCGACCAGCTGCAGCTCGCCTTCAACGACAGCTTCGCGCTGTTCTACCAGGAGAAGCGGCCGTTCTTCCTGGAGGGCGCGGACTACTTCACCAGCCAGTTCGACGTGCTCTATACGCGCCAGATCGCCGACCCCGATTTCGGCCTGCGCGTGACCGGCCGCACCGGCAGCGGCGCCTACGGCGCGATCGTGGCGCGCGACGCCACCACCCTGCTGCTGGTGCCGGGCGTGCTGGGCTCGGGCTTCGAGCAGCTGGACCAGCAGGCCAACGTGGCGGTGGGGCGCTACCGCTACGACTTCAACACCCACTTCAGCGTCGGCGCGATCGGCACCTTCCGCCAGGGCGACGACTACAGCAACAACGTGGCCGGCGTCGACGCCCGTTGGCAGCAGGGCAGCCACACCGCCACCGCGCAGTTCCTGCACAGCCAGTCGGAATATCCCGCCGCCATTGTCGATGGCTACAGGGACGAGTTGGGCGACGATGCCACCCCGTCCGGCAACGCCTGGCGCGCCGCGTATTCGTTCGGCAACCGCAACTGGAGCTTCGACGCCTGGCATATGGACATCGACCCGGGCTTCCGCGCCGATCTCGGCTTCATGGGCCAGGTGGGCTACGACAAGTCGCTGCTGGGCGCCGGCCACAGCTGGTTCCGCGACGGCAAGGCGTTCAACCGCATCAATGCCTACGTGGACTTCGACATCACCCACCGCTTCGACGGCCAGCTGCTGGAACGCGAGCTGGAAGCGCAGGTCAACGCGCAGGGACCGATGCAGAGCAGCCTGCGCCTGCACGGCCTGACCCGTACGCGGTACTGGGAGGGCCGGCTGTTCGACGAGCACTACGCCGACGTCAACGCCAGCTTCCGCCCCAACGGCAAGCTGCAGCTGGGCGCCTACGTGCAGGTCGGGCAGATGCTGGACCTGGCCGCGGACCGCACCGGCCGGCGCACGATGCTCGAGTTGTCCGGCAACCTCAATGTCGGCCGCGGCATCGCGCTGGACATGGACCTTGTCCACCAGCGCATGCGCCGCGACGGCGGCACCGCATTCACCGCCAGCGTGCTGAACGCGGGCGGCAGCTGGCAGTTCGACCCGCGCCAGCGGCTGCGCATCACCGTGCAGGGCAGCAAGGTGGACCGCGACCCGGCGCTCTACCTCGACGCGTTAAACGAAAGCGCGCGCGACTGGGCCGCGCAGCTGGTCTATTCCTACAAGGTCAACCCGCGCACCGCGCTGTACGCCGGCGCGTCCTACGGCGCGTTCATGGACGACGACCATCGCGAGCTGTTCGGCAACACCCGCAGCGTGTTCGTGAAGCTGAGCTACGGCTGGCAGCCGTGA
- a CDS encoding M1 family metallopeptidase, which produces MRQLLLSVSIAAALGLVATGCQRNQNPAPAAAAPAAPAAAAEKIVDEHSYAQPDKVRTTDLALDLAIDFDSKTIGGTATYALDWVDKSATQLVLDTRDLTIDKAEGQTADGKWEPLKFALSDKDKVLGSALTIETPNRPAKVRVTYATSPEASGLQWLAPSMTEGKQTPFMFSQSQQIHARSWVPLQDTPQIRFTYSAHVKSPADVMVLMSADNDPKAARDGDYSFKMPQKIPSYLLAIAAGDLVFKPIGERSGVWAEPAMVDKAVAEFDDTEKMIDAAEGLYGPYRWGRYDLLVLPPSFPYGGMENPRLTFATPTVIVGDKSLVSLIAHELAHSWSGNLVTFATDKDSWLNEGTTTYVQSRITEALYGRDMAAMEEVIDRDELKNEFKSLDPKLQRLSLKPGTLADPDDQSSATVYTKGAWFLQFLEKRFGRAVFDPWLKGYFDHFAFQSITTSQFRDYLKANLIDKHPNVVTMQEVDQWLYEPGIPGNAPQVESGKFSTVNAARIAWQGSAKLPDKAITGAWGTQEWVHFLEGMPESLKAEQLQQLDEAYHFTGTPNGEIAMRWYPLAERSGYAAAREEMGKFLERVGRRKLILPVYKALVATPGGLAFAEQVFAKAKPATHPITAGSVEAIIAEAKAKAPAAAAAPAAQ; this is translated from the coding sequence ATGCGTCAGCTGCTTCTTTCCGTTTCCATCGCCGCCGCGCTGGGCCTGGTCGCCACCGGCTGCCAGCGCAACCAGAACCCCGCGCCCGCCGCTGCCGCGCCGGCCGCACCGGCCGCTGCCGCGGAGAAGATCGTGGACGAGCATTCCTACGCCCAGCCGGACAAGGTCCGCACCACCGACCTGGCGCTGGACCTGGCCATCGACTTCGACAGCAAGACCATCGGCGGCACCGCCACCTACGCGCTGGACTGGGTGGACAAGTCCGCGACCCAGCTGGTGCTGGACACCCGCGACCTGACCATCGACAAGGCCGAAGGGCAGACTGCCGACGGCAAGTGGGAGCCGCTGAAGTTCGCGCTGTCGGACAAGGACAAGGTGCTGGGCAGCGCGCTGACCATCGAAACCCCGAACCGTCCGGCCAAGGTGCGCGTCACCTATGCCACCTCGCCCGAGGCCTCCGGCCTGCAGTGGCTGGCGCCGTCGATGACGGAAGGCAAGCAGACCCCGTTCATGTTCAGCCAGTCGCAGCAGATCCACGCGCGTTCGTGGGTGCCGCTGCAGGACACCCCGCAGATCCGCTTCACCTACAGCGCCCACGTGAAGTCGCCGGCCGACGTGATGGTGCTGATGAGCGCCGACAACGACCCGAAGGCGGCGCGCGATGGCGACTACAGCTTCAAGATGCCGCAGAAGATCCCGTCCTACCTGCTCGCCATCGCCGCCGGCGACCTGGTGTTCAAGCCGATCGGCGAGCGCAGCGGCGTGTGGGCGGAGCCGGCGATGGTGGACAAGGCGGTGGCCGAGTTCGACGACACCGAGAAGATGATCGATGCCGCCGAAGGCCTGTACGGCCCGTACCGTTGGGGCCGCTACGACCTGCTGGTGCTGCCGCCGTCGTTCCCGTACGGCGGCATGGAGAACCCGCGCCTGACCTTCGCCACCCCCACCGTGATCGTCGGCGACAAGTCGCTGGTCTCGCTGATCGCGCATGAGCTGGCGCACAGCTGGTCGGGCAACCTGGTCACCTTCGCCACCGACAAGGACAGCTGGCTCAACGAGGGCACCACCACCTACGTGCAGAGCCGGATCACCGAGGCGCTGTACGGCCGCGACATGGCCGCGATGGAGGAGGTGATCGACCGCGACGAACTGAAGAACGAATTCAAGTCGCTCGATCCCAAGCTGCAGCGCCTGTCGCTGAAGCCGGGCACGCTGGCCGACCCGGACGACCAGTCCAGCGCCACCGTCTACACCAAGGGCGCCTGGTTCCTGCAGTTCCTGGAAAAGCGCTTCGGCCGCGCGGTTTTCGATCCGTGGCTGAAGGGCTACTTCGACCATTTCGCCTTCCAGAGCATCACCACCAGCCAGTTCCGCGACTACCTGAAGGCCAACCTGATCGACAAGCACCCCAACGTGGTGACGATGCAGGAGGTCGACCAGTGGCTGTACGAGCCCGGCATCCCCGGCAACGCGCCGCAGGTGGAGTCCGGCAAGTTCAGCACGGTGAATGCCGCGCGGATCGCCTGGCAGGGCAGCGCCAAGCTGCCCGACAAGGCCATCACCGGCGCCTGGGGCACGCAGGAATGGGTGCATTTCCTCGAAGGCATGCCGGAGTCGCTGAAGGCCGAACAGCTGCAGCAGCTGGACGAGGCCTACCATTTCACCGGCACGCCCAATGGCGAGATCGCGATGCGCTGGTACCCGCTGGCTGAACGCAGCGGGTATGCGGCGGCGCGCGAGGAGATGGGCAAGTTCCTGGAGCGCGTCGGTCGCCGCAAGCTGATCCTGCCGGTCTACAAGGCGCTGGTGGCAACGCCGGGCGGGCTGGCCTTCGCCGAGCAGGTGTTCGCCAAGGCCAAGCCGGCCACCCACCCGATCACCGCGGGCTCGGTGGAGGCGATCATCGCCGAAGCCAAGGCGAAGGCGCCGGCGGCAGCGGCTGCTCCGGCAGCCCAGTGA
- a CDS encoding alpha/beta hydrolase — translation MVKPFVLPLFLLAVLVAAIILWRDPYLLVRAEFARQRVAAGLSAGTVEAAGHRWAYAYREADDPAAPTLVMLHGYTGSKENWYPLARELRGRYRLLVPDLPGWGASERKPGVAYGFPEQAERVAAFLRVVSSDRPVVLLGHSMGGGIAALVAARHPDTVAKVGLLNAAGVRFKDNRFGLAVLAGRNPFAVEDAVGLQRYLDTVFFDAAAKPWIPWPASTGLIEKRRADAAFEQSVLDRIGRGADSLLPGEEAARIRQPALLLWCRQDAVIDPSALDLYAARIPQARRVLLDGCGHMSLMERPHAVAEAVVEWMHAQ, via the coding sequence ATGGTCAAACCCTTCGTCCTGCCCTTGTTCCTGCTCGCGGTGCTGGTCGCCGCGATCATCCTGTGGCGCGATCCGTACCTGCTGGTGCGCGCGGAGTTCGCGCGCCAGCGTGTTGCCGCAGGACTGTCCGCGGGCACGGTTGAAGCCGCCGGCCATCGCTGGGCGTACGCGTACCGCGAGGCCGACGATCCCGCCGCGCCCACCCTCGTCATGCTGCACGGCTATACCGGCAGCAAGGAGAACTGGTATCCGCTGGCGCGCGAACTGCGGGGTCGCTACCGGCTGCTGGTTCCCGACCTGCCGGGCTGGGGCGCGTCGGAGCGCAAGCCGGGCGTCGCCTATGGTTTTCCCGAACAGGCGGAACGCGTGGCGGCGTTCCTGCGCGTGGTCTCGTCTGATCGGCCGGTGGTGTTGCTGGGGCATTCGATGGGCGGCGGCATCGCCGCGCTGGTCGCCGCGCGGCATCCGGACACGGTGGCGAAAGTGGGGCTGCTCAACGCGGCCGGCGTGCGCTTCAAGGACAACCGCTTCGGCCTTGCCGTGCTGGCCGGCCGCAATCCGTTCGCGGTGGAGGATGCCGTGGGCCTGCAGCGCTACCTCGACACGGTGTTCTTCGACGCGGCCGCCAAGCCGTGGATCCCGTGGCCCGCCTCGACCGGGCTGATCGAAAAACGCCGCGCCGACGCCGCCTTCGAGCAGTCGGTGCTGGACCGCATCGGCCGCGGCGCCGACAGCCTGCTGCCGGGCGAAGAGGCCGCACGCATCCGCCAGCCGGCGCTGCTGCTGTGGTGCCGGCAGGATGCGGTGATCGACCCCAGCGCATTGGACCTGTACGCGGCGCGCATCCCGCAGGCGCGCCGGGTGCTGCTGGATGGCTGCGGCCACATGTCGCTGATGGAGCGCCCGCACGCGGTGGCCGAGGCCGTGGTTGAATGGATGCACGCACAGTGA
- a CDS encoding carbohydrate kinase family protein, with amino-acid sequence MAALICGSLAYDTIMVFPDQFKNHILPDKVHILNVSFLVPRMRREFGGCAGNIAYNLKLLGGDPIPMATVGADFGPYREWFGEHAITLDHVKVIDELFTPQAFITTDHDNNQITAFHPGAMMRSYENHVKDVPGVTIGIVSPDGYEGMLQNAKEFHEAGIPFIFDPGQAMPLFNGEELRRFIELADYVTVNDYESNLLQERTGWSEQDIAARVKAYITTRGPQGAEIHADGTTHRIPPAHERRVTDPTGCGDAFRAGLIFGIEKGYDWMTIGRMGNLMGALKVEHPGTQNQRFDYEEFAEQFRQQFGYALG; translated from the coding sequence ATGGCTGCCCTGATCTGTGGTTCCCTGGCTTACGACACCATCATGGTGTTCCCCGACCAGTTCAAGAACCACATCCTGCCGGACAAGGTGCATATCCTCAACGTGTCCTTCCTGGTGCCGCGGATGCGCCGCGAGTTCGGCGGCTGCGCAGGCAACATCGCCTACAACCTCAAGCTGCTGGGTGGCGACCCCATCCCGATGGCCACGGTGGGCGCGGACTTCGGCCCGTACCGCGAATGGTTCGGCGAGCACGCCATCACCCTGGACCACGTCAAGGTGATCGACGAATTGTTCACCCCGCAGGCGTTCATCACCACCGACCACGACAACAACCAGATCACCGCCTTCCATCCGGGCGCGATGATGCGCAGCTACGAGAATCACGTGAAGGACGTGCCGGGCGTGACCATCGGCATCGTCAGCCCCGACGGCTACGAGGGCATGCTGCAGAACGCGAAGGAATTCCACGAGGCCGGCATCCCCTTCATCTTCGACCCCGGCCAGGCGATGCCGCTGTTCAACGGCGAGGAACTGCGCCGCTTCATCGAGCTGGCCGACTACGTCACCGTCAATGACTACGAGTCCAACCTGTTGCAGGAGCGCACCGGCTGGAGCGAGCAGGACATCGCCGCCAGGGTGAAGGCCTACATCACCACGCGCGGGCCGCAGGGTGCCGAGATCCACGCCGACGGCACCACCCACCGCATCCCGCCGGCGCACGAGCGCCGCGTCACCGATCCCACCGGCTGCGGCGACGCCTTCCGCGCCGGCCTGATCTTCGGCATCGAGAAGGGCTACGACTGGATGACCATCGGCCGCATGGGCAACCTGATGGGCGCGCTCAAGGTGGAGCACCCCGGCACCCAGAACCAGCGTTTCGACTACGAGGAATTCGCCGAGCAGTTCCGCCAGCAGTTCGGCTACGCGCTGGGCTGA
- a CDS encoding rod shape-determining protein — translation MFKFLGRYFSSDLSIDLGTANTLIYVRGQGIVLNEPSVVAVRQDRGGGARAVAAVGSEAKQMLGRTPGHMTTVRPMKDGVIADFTYTEEMLKHFIRKVHKSRFLRPSPRVLVCVPAGSTQVERRAIKESAEEAGAREVYLIEEPMAAAIGAGMPVTEARGSMVVDIGGGTTEVAVIALNGIVYSQSVRIGGDRFDEAIIAYVRRHHGMLIGDATAEKIKMELGNAYPQAQVREMEISGRHLAEGVPKIITINSNEVLESLREPLSGIVSGIRLALEQTPPELCSDVAERGIVLTGGGALLRDLDKLISEETGLHVQVADDPLTCVARGGGRALELVDMHGNEFFAPE, via the coding sequence ATGTTCAAGTTCCTCGGCCGCTACTTCTCCAGCGACCTTTCCATCGACCTCGGCACCGCCAACACCCTGATCTACGTGCGTGGCCAGGGCATCGTCCTCAATGAACCCTCGGTCGTGGCGGTGCGCCAGGACCGCGGCGGCGGCGCGCGCGCGGTGGCGGCGGTCGGCAGCGAGGCCAAGCAGATGCTCGGCCGTACCCCCGGCCATATGACCACGGTGCGGCCGATGAAGGATGGCGTGATCGCCGACTTCACCTACACCGAGGAAATGCTCAAGCACTTCATCCGCAAGGTGCACAAGAGCCGCTTCCTGCGCCCCAGCCCGCGCGTGCTGGTGTGCGTGCCGGCCGGCAGCACCCAGGTGGAGCGCCGCGCGATCAAGGAGTCGGCGGAAGAGGCCGGCGCGCGCGAGGTCTACCTGATCGAGGAGCCGATGGCGGCCGCGATCGGCGCCGGCATGCCGGTGACCGAGGCGCGCGGCTCGATGGTCGTGGACATCGGCGGCGGCACCACCGAGGTGGCGGTGATCGCGCTGAACGGCATCGTCTATTCGCAGTCGGTGCGGATCGGCGGCGACCGCTTCGACGAGGCCATCATCGCCTACGTGCGCCGCCACCACGGCATGCTGATCGGCGATGCCACCGCCGAGAAGATCAAGATGGAACTGGGCAACGCCTACCCGCAGGCGCAGGTGCGCGAGATGGAAATCTCCGGCCGCCACCTGGCCGAGGGCGTGCCGAAGATCATCACCATCAATTCCAACGAAGTGCTGGAGTCGCTGCGCGAGCCGCTGTCCGGCATCGTCTCCGGCATCCGCCTGGCACTGGAGCAGACCCCGCCGGAGCTGTGCTCCGACGTTGCCGAGCGTGGCATCGTGCTGACCGGCGGCGGTGCGCTGCTGCGCGACCTCGACAAGCTGATCTCCGAGGAAACCGGCTTGCACGTGCAGGTGGCGGATGATCCGCTGACCTGCGTGGCGCGCGGTGGCGGGCGCGCGCTGGAGCTGGTGGACATGCACGGCAACGAGTTCTTCGCGCCGGAATGA
- the mreD gene encoding rod shape-determining protein MreD, with translation MSRARNGWVLPVSLLLALLLGLVPLPGALQALRPYWLALVLAYWLLETPDRVGLGTAFVLGLLADLAFGGLLGEQSLRLVVLAFILERFRARLRFFPVSQQALTIGVLLLNDRVISAGLHLLTGVPQLPWLYWAAPLAGMLLWPPLHLLLDFLRLRRPG, from the coding sequence ATGAGCCGCGCGCGCAACGGCTGGGTGCTGCCGGTCAGCCTGCTGCTGGCGCTGTTGCTGGGTCTGGTGCCCCTGCCCGGCGCGCTGCAGGCGCTGCGGCCGTACTGGCTGGCGCTGGTGCTGGCGTACTGGCTGCTGGAAACCCCGGACCGGGTTGGGCTGGGCACGGCGTTCGTGCTGGGCCTGCTGGCCGATCTCGCGTTCGGCGGGTTGCTGGGCGAACAGTCGCTGCGGCTGGTGGTGCTGGCGTTCATCCTCGAGCGCTTCCGCGCACGGCTGCGCTTCTTCCCGGTTTCGCAGCAGGCGCTGACCATCGGCGTGCTGTTGCTCAACGACCGCGTCATCAGCGCCGGCCTGCACCTGCTGACCGGCGTGCCGCAGCTGCCGTGGCTGTACTGGGCGGCGCCGCTGGCCGGGATGTTGCTGTGGCCGCCGCTGCACCTGCTGCTCGATTTCCTGCGGCTGCGCCGGCCCGGCTGA
- the rodA gene encoding rod shape-determining protein RodA: MKGLLRILLELLQRFARTLDLPLLAGLLALMGIGLATQFSAGNESLRGVAMQGAFYCVGLGALWVASRLPAHLLKQATPAIFLLSLVPLVLVLFIGSGKYGNHWINLGFFNFQPSELAKLTLPMMLAWHFDRQRLPPRFGVLLGGVAIIAMPVGLTLLQHDLGTAALVLAAGVFVLFLAGTSWWWWSAAAVIGGTGFALAMFAPIEWLGFLRPYQQDRILTFRNPENDPMGAGWNILQSQIAIGGGGMTGKGWGQGTQSHLNYLPEHTTDFAFSVLAEDFGWIGVALTLALYLFVVARCLWIAADSRDGYARLLAGAIGLSLFVYVLVNGAMISGVLPVVGVPMPLLSYGGTSAATLLLGFGVVMALKSRRQVHR, translated from the coding sequence ATGAAGGGCCTGTTGCGGATCCTGCTGGAGCTGCTGCAGCGCTTCGCGCGCACGCTCGACCTGCCGCTGCTGGCGGGGCTGCTGGCCCTGATGGGGATCGGCCTGGCCACCCAGTTCAGCGCCGGCAACGAATCCCTGCGCGGGGTTGCGATGCAGGGCGCGTTCTACTGCGTCGGCCTGGGCGCGCTGTGGGTGGCCTCGCGGCTGCCGGCGCACCTGCTCAAGCAGGCGACCCCGGCGATCTTCCTGCTGTCGCTGGTGCCGCTGGTGCTGGTGCTGTTCATCGGCAGCGGCAAGTACGGCAACCACTGGATCAACCTCGGCTTCTTCAACTTCCAGCCGTCGGAGCTGGCCAAGCTGACCCTGCCGATGATGCTGGCTTGGCATTTCGACCGCCAGCGGCTGCCGCCGCGCTTCGGCGTCCTGCTGGGCGGGGTGGCGATCATCGCGATGCCGGTGGGCCTGACCCTGCTCCAGCACGACCTCGGCACCGCCGCGCTGGTGTTGGCCGCCGGCGTGTTCGTGCTGTTCCTGGCCGGCACCTCGTGGTGGTGGTGGAGCGCCGCCGCGGTGATCGGCGGCACCGGCTTCGCGCTGGCGATGTTCGCGCCGATCGAATGGCTGGGCTTCCTGCGGCCCTACCAGCAGGATCGCATCCTGACCTTCCGCAACCCCGAGAACGACCCGATGGGTGCGGGCTGGAACATCCTGCAGTCGCAGATCGCCATCGGCGGCGGTGGGATGACCGGCAAGGGCTGGGGCCAGGGCACCCAGTCGCACCTGAACTACCTGCCCGAGCACACCACCGATTTCGCGTTTTCGGTGCTGGCCGAGGACTTCGGCTGGATCGGCGTGGCGCTGACGCTGGCGCTGTACCTGTTCGTGGTCGCGCGCTGCCTGTGGATCGCCGCCGACTCGCGCGACGGCTACGCGCGCCTGCTGGCCGGCGCCATCGGCCTGTCGCTGTTCGTCTACGTGCTGGTCAACGGCGCGATGATTTCGGGAGTGCTGCCGGTGGTTGGCGTGCCGATGCCGCTGCTGAGCTACGGCGGCACCTCGGCGGCCACCCTGCTGCTGGGTTTCGGCGTGGTGATGGCGCTGAAATCGCGTCGCCAGGTACACCGCTGA
- the mltB gene encoding lytic murein transglycosylase B, with amino-acid sequence MIRRILTSLAVLALAACAGTPRKPTPALVPEPLPPPAAPAPAETPRDIAAARAEFVRSTAQRFAIPAADIEAVLARAQIRDAIIKAMSRPAEAKPWRDYRPIFIQPARIDGGRAFLEANRSALQRAEDSYGVPKEIVTAILGVETSYGGNKGSWPVVDALYTLAFAYPRSGDPARVAYEDRREAFFRDELAQLFALGKEEGLDITTLKGSYAGAMGWGQFMPSSYRQYAVDGDGDGRRDLFNDLDDVFASVANYFAKKGNWQPKGPVMERAVRDPAAADFVNPGNAVTLDQRVDALAALGYRAADPVAVLHMDGGQPVTLITLEGVAGPEYWIVYNNFKAITTYNISRLYATAVYQLAQAIAGREVDGA; translated from the coding sequence ATGATCCGACGCATCCTGACCAGCCTCGCCGTGCTCGCGCTTGCCGCCTGCGCGGGAACGCCCCGGAAGCCGACGCCAGCACTGGTGCCGGAACCCCTGCCACCCCCCGCGGCACCGGCACCGGCCGAAACGCCGCGCGACATCGCCGCCGCCCGCGCCGAATTCGTGCGCAGCACCGCGCAGCGGTTTGCCATTCCGGCTGCCGACATCGAAGCCGTGCTGGCACGTGCGCAGATCCGCGATGCCATCATCAAGGCGATGTCGCGCCCTGCCGAAGCCAAGCCGTGGCGCGACTACCGGCCGATCTTCATCCAACCGGCACGCATCGACGGCGGCCGCGCCTTCCTCGAAGCCAACCGCAGCGCCCTGCAGCGCGCCGAGGACAGCTACGGCGTGCCGAAGGAAATCGTGACCGCGATCCTCGGCGTGGAAACCAGCTATGGCGGCAACAAGGGCAGCTGGCCGGTGGTCGATGCGCTCTACACGCTGGCATTCGCCTACCCGCGCAGCGGCGACCCGGCGCGGGTGGCCTACGAGGACAGGCGCGAGGCCTTCTTCCGCGACGAACTGGCGCAGCTGTTCGCGCTGGGCAAGGAAGAGGGGCTGGACATCACCACCCTCAAGGGCAGCTATGCCGGTGCGATGGGCTGGGGCCAGTTCATGCCGTCCAGCTATCGCCAGTACGCGGTGGACGGCGATGGCGACGGCCGTCGCGACCTGTTCAATGATCTTGATGACGTGTTCGCTTCGGTCGCGAACTACTTCGCGAAGAAGGGCAATTGGCAGCCCAAGGGGCCGGTGATGGAGCGCGCGGTGCGCGATCCGGCCGCCGCCGATTTCGTCAACCCGGGCAACGCGGTCACCCTGGACCAGCGGGTGGACGCGCTGGCCGCGCTCGGTTACCGCGCCGCCGACCCAGTGGCCGTGCTGCACATGGACGGCGGCCAGCCGGTGACGCTGATCACGCTCGAGGGTGTTGCCGGTCCGGAGTACTGGATCGTCTACAACAACTTCAAGGCGATCACCACCTACAACATCTCGCGGCTGTACGCGACCGCGGTGTACCAGCTCGCCCAGGCCATCGCCGGGCGCGAGGTGGACGGCGCATGA